Proteins encoded together in one Streptomyces umbrinus window:
- a CDS encoding dynamin family protein, with protein MVTLDVRPQLLDALSALRDRVAAARFPLPLAGAPRARANRDELLAQLDDYLVPRLREPEAPLLAVIGGSTGAGKSTLVNSLVGRRVSEAGVLRPTTRTPVLVCHPEDHHWFSGMRVLPDLTRVWVPQQDAGDDPLLPGEDDGRVLRIETADTLPRGLALLDAPDIDSLVADNRVLAAELICAADIWVMVTTAARYADAVPWHLLRTAKEHDATLVTVLDRVPHQVVSEVSRQYGALLTKAGLGDVPRFTVPELPESAWGGGLLPATAVAPLLAWLTEQVEDPGARQQAMARTAYGVLDSLKTRMPELAGAAAAQYAAALRLTAAVDGAYDSEHARVRGRLQAGAVLAGDALKRWRSYPLDCTAGELLDALAESLAALLLCAVTAADERIDEAWRREPGAAAPGLTDRDPTLESAEHRIGMAVRRWRRILEEYAEEEVRALEKSVAPDPEVVAALVATALLGGRRARSAGEGLAERIGAHGALRLRDKGGRLLSDYLDKTLHTERERRLAPLDALDVHPEPQAELIAALSVLQKER; from the coding sequence GTGGTGACCTTGGACGTACGGCCTCAGCTTCTCGACGCACTTTCCGCCCTGCGCGACCGTGTCGCCGCCGCACGCTTCCCGCTGCCCCTGGCGGGCGCTCCACGCGCGCGTGCCAACCGCGACGAACTGCTCGCGCAACTCGACGACTATCTCGTGCCCCGGTTGAGAGAACCCGAAGCACCCTTGCTCGCCGTGATCGGAGGATCGACCGGGGCGGGCAAGTCCACACTGGTCAACTCCCTTGTGGGACGCCGGGTCAGTGAAGCCGGGGTACTGCGGCCCACGACGCGCACTCCGGTGCTCGTGTGCCACCCGGAGGACCATCACTGGTTCAGCGGTATGCGCGTACTGCCGGACCTCACACGCGTGTGGGTGCCCCAACAGGACGCCGGGGACGATCCACTGCTGCCGGGCGAGGACGACGGGCGGGTGCTGCGCATCGAGACCGCCGACACCCTCCCGCGCGGGCTCGCCCTCCTCGACGCGCCCGACATCGACTCCCTCGTGGCCGACAACAGGGTGCTCGCCGCCGAACTGATCTGCGCGGCCGACATCTGGGTGATGGTCACCACGGCCGCCCGGTACGCAGACGCCGTGCCGTGGCATCTGCTCCGTACCGCGAAGGAACACGACGCGACGCTCGTCACGGTCCTCGACCGGGTGCCCCACCAGGTCGTTTCGGAGGTGTCGCGTCAGTACGGCGCGCTCCTCACCAAGGCGGGGCTCGGCGACGTACCCCGCTTCACCGTGCCCGAGTTGCCCGAGTCGGCATGGGGTGGGGGGCTGCTTCCGGCCACCGCGGTGGCGCCTCTGCTCGCCTGGCTCACGGAGCAGGTGGAGGATCCGGGAGCCCGACAGCAGGCGATGGCACGCACGGCGTACGGGGTCCTCGACTCGCTGAAGACACGGATGCCCGAGCTGGCCGGTGCGGCGGCCGCGCAGTACGCCGCCGCCCTGCGGCTCACCGCGGCCGTCGACGGGGCGTACGACAGCGAGCACGCGCGCGTACGGGGCCGTTTGCAGGCCGGGGCCGTGCTCGCCGGGGACGCGCTCAAGCGGTGGCGCAGCTATCCGCTGGACTGCACCGCCGGCGAACTGCTCGACGCGCTCGCCGAGAGCCTGGCCGCGCTGCTGCTGTGCGCCGTCACCGCCGCCGACGAGCGCATCGACGAGGCCTGGCGCCGCGAACCCGGCGCGGCCGCGCCGGGGCTGACGGACCGTGATCCGACGCTGGAGAGCGCCGAGCACCGCATCGGGATGGCCGTACGGCGCTGGCGGCGGATCCTCGAGGAGTACGCCGAGGAGGAGGTGCGTGCCCTTGAGAAGAGCGTCGCGCCGGACCCCGAGGTGGTGGCGGCGCTGGTCGCCACCGCGCTCCTGGGCGGCCGTCGGGCCCGGTCCGCGGGCGAAGGACTCGCCGAGCGGATCGGAGCCCACGGCGCCCTGCGGCTGCGCGACAAGGGCGGGCGGCTGCTCAGCGACTACCTCGACAAGACCCTGCACACCGAACGGGAGCGGCGGCTCGCGCCGCTCGACGCACTCGACGTACACCCCGAACCCCAGGCCGAACTCATCGCCGCGCTGTCCGTACTGCAGAAGGAGAGGTGA
- a CDS encoding YfjP family GTPase has product MTAVTDHTDHADHPGDDEGREGSGHARVEDDFVTDRKDVRKKDFDMKDFIKRDTGKKDAGKKDAGKVGVRSESRMFGLVRVEIDDYPEKPASGDDTDGTDGIGNKGRADGAAGADAADAADSGVSWDDGLIARRVSATAEGQARPVKEAVVDSRPPVVTPLAYDGSLRSRLDALRELVGLSRTRLDSRTLAEAGQVLDEATARRRLSGQHTVVAIAGATGSGKSQLFNALAGVAISETGVRRPTTAAPIACSWSDGAASLIDRLGIPGRLRRRPLQSAEAEAQLRGLVLVDLPDHDSAAVQHREQVDRILALVDAVIWVVDPEKYADAVLHERYLRPMAGHAEVTFVVLNQIDRLPGEAADQVLDDLRRLLDEDGIALGEYGEPGATVLSLSALTGDGVPELREVLGHFVAERGAAVRRISADVDAAAARLWPVYANRRQAGLTEEARDEFADRLADAVGATAAGEAAERAWRRNANRACGTPWLRLWRWYQDRREPPTGRLSVRTHADEEATARQRVEQAVRTVAEQAAGGLPTPWAQAVREAAVRGSQGLCEALDELAVRAGAPVGRPPRPGWWPVAVLAQAAMTILQAIGGLWLLGQVVGFMSPNLGVPVLLMVIGIVGGPGVDWACRLAARGPARRYGLEAERRLREAASGCGRARVLDPLASELLRYREVREQYLRVTGVGV; this is encoded by the coding sequence GTGACCGCCGTCACGGACCACACGGATCACGCCGATCACCCCGGAGACGACGAAGGGCGTGAGGGCAGTGGGCACGCGCGCGTGGAGGACGATTTCGTGACCGACCGCAAAGACGTTCGCAAGAAGGACTTCGACATGAAGGACTTCATCAAGAGGGATACCGGCAAGAAGGACGCCGGCAAGAAGGACGCCGGCAAGGTGGGTGTCCGTTCGGAGAGCCGCATGTTCGGGCTTGTGCGCGTGGAAATCGACGACTACCCCGAGAAGCCCGCTTCCGGGGACGACACGGACGGCACCGACGGCATCGGCAACAAGGGCCGCGCGGACGGCGCGGCGGGCGCAGATGCCGCCGACGCCGCGGACTCCGGCGTCTCCTGGGACGACGGGCTGATCGCGCGGCGCGTGTCCGCCACGGCGGAGGGACAGGCCAGGCCCGTGAAGGAGGCTGTCGTGGACAGCAGGCCGCCCGTAGTGACCCCTCTCGCGTACGACGGTTCGCTACGGTCCCGCCTCGACGCGCTGCGTGAACTGGTGGGGCTCTCCCGCACCCGGCTGGACAGCAGGACGCTCGCCGAGGCGGGGCAGGTCCTGGACGAGGCCACGGCGCGGCGCAGGCTCTCCGGACAGCACACCGTGGTCGCCATCGCGGGCGCCACCGGAAGCGGCAAGTCGCAGCTCTTCAACGCGCTCGCCGGAGTGGCCATTTCGGAGACCGGGGTACGCAGACCGACCACCGCCGCGCCCATCGCGTGCAGCTGGAGCGACGGCGCGGCGAGCCTCATCGACCGGCTCGGCATCCCGGGGCGGCTGCGACGGCGCCCGCTGCAGAGCGCGGAGGCCGAGGCGCAGTTGCGCGGGCTCGTCCTGGTGGACCTGCCCGACCACGACTCCGCGGCCGTCCAGCACCGCGAACAGGTGGACCGCATCCTTGCGCTCGTCGACGCCGTCATCTGGGTCGTCGACCCGGAGAAGTACGCCGACGCCGTGCTGCACGAGCGCTATCTGCGGCCCATGGCGGGACACGCGGAGGTCACCTTCGTAGTCCTCAACCAGATCGACCGGCTGCCCGGGGAGGCCGCCGACCAGGTCCTCGACGACCTGCGGCGGCTGCTCGACGAGGACGGGATCGCGCTCGGCGAGTACGGCGAGCCGGGCGCGACCGTTCTCTCGCTGTCCGCGCTCACCGGGGACGGCGTCCCGGAACTGCGCGAGGTGCTCGGTCACTTCGTGGCCGAGCGGGGAGCCGCGGTGCGCCGGATCTCCGCCGATGTCGACGCGGCGGCGGCCCGTCTGTGGCCGGTCTACGCGAACCGGAGGCAGGCAGGGCTTACCGAGGAGGCGCGCGACGAGTTCGCCGACCGGCTGGCGGACGCGGTTGGCGCCACGGCGGCGGGCGAGGCGGCCGAGCGGGCGTGGCGACGCAACGCCAACCGCGCGTGCGGCACCCCCTGGCTGCGACTGTGGCGCTGGTACCAGGACCGGCGCGAACCACCGACCGGGCGCCTGTCCGTACGGACCCACGCCGACGAGGAGGCCACGGCCCGGCAGCGGGTCGAGCAGGCGGTCCGTACGGTCGCCGAGCAGGCGGCCGGCGGACTGCCCACGCCCTGGGCGCAGGCGGTGCGCGAGGCGGCCGTACGGGGGTCACAGGGGCTGTGCGAGGCGCTCGACGAGCTGGCCGTACGAGCCGGCGCGCCGGTCGGGCGGCCGCCGAGGCCCGGCTGGTGGCCGGTCGCCGTACTGGCCCAGGCGGCCATGACGATCCTCCAGGCCATCGGCGGGCTCTGGCTGCTGGGGCAGGTCGTCGGCTTCATGTCGCCGAATCTCGGGGTGCCGGTGCTACTGATGGTGATCGGCATCGTGGGCGGACCGGGTGTCGATTGGGCCTGCCGGCTGGCGGCACGCGGGCCGGCCCGGCGGTACGGGCTGGAGGCGGAACGACGGTTGCGGGAGGCGGCGTCGGGGTGCGGCCGCGCCCGGGTTCTCGATCCGCTGGCGTCGGAGCTGCTGCGGTATCGGGAGGTGCGGGAGCAGTACCTGCGGGTTACGGGGGTCGGCGTCTAG
- a CDS encoding DUF2637 domain-containing protein: MEQGWDPVEELTYLLQDAAAAEQEAIVPPPRNEPPSGVGFTGDPMDNLVEITAELPPIRRPSAGHRKVRVRKLRFTWLQTVSFMIAAFATVIVAMVSVFGGMVAYEPLRHIASGTSGTVSWWPLLVYGPWMVASLSILRAALHQRRAVHSWFVVLLFSSLAMMLCVAEAARTFTGIAPAVLPALASLACFQQLVRQITLTRPPRQSMSRHRQRPSPVSPEPPETKSDSATRRPPLA; this comes from the coding sequence TTGGAACAGGGCTGGGACCCGGTCGAGGAACTCACCTACCTCCTGCAGGATGCCGCGGCGGCGGAGCAGGAGGCCATCGTGCCGCCACCTCGCAACGAGCCGCCGTCCGGCGTCGGCTTCACCGGCGACCCGATGGACAACCTGGTAGAGATCACTGCCGAGTTGCCGCCCATCCGGCGTCCTTCTGCCGGACATCGCAAGGTGCGAGTCCGCAAACTCCGCTTCACGTGGCTGCAGACCGTCAGCTTCATGATCGCCGCATTCGCCACGGTCATTGTGGCGATGGTGAGCGTCTTCGGTGGCATGGTGGCCTACGAACCTCTGCGGCACATCGCGTCCGGTACGAGCGGCACGGTTTCCTGGTGGCCCCTTCTGGTCTACGGACCCTGGATGGTGGCCTCGCTCTCCATCCTGCGGGCCGCCCTGCACCAACGCCGTGCTGTGCACTCATGGTTCGTCGTTCTGCTGTTTTCCTCCCTCGCGATGATGCTCTGTGTGGCGGAGGCCGCCAGGACCTTCACTGGTATCGCCCCAGCCGTCCTACCAGCCCTCGCGTCCCTGGCCTGCTTCCAGCAACTGGTCCGGCAAATCACACTGACCCGGCCGCCACGCCAGAGCATGTCCCGGCACCGGCAGCGCCCCAGCCCCGTATCTCCAGAGCCCCCTGAAACCAAGAGCGATTCGGCCACACGGAGACCGCCTCTTGCTTGA
- a CDS encoding IS4 family transposase, whose translation MLTTITRTVTVAAGRFAPGHLGELTAVVPFELVDAVLAETRAVQRRLRDLPSRVGVYFLLAMCLFPEVGYRLVWDTLTAGLSGMPVVCPSAKALRDLRRRIGSAPVRALFEVLAGLLARPTTPGARFGPYRMVSFDGCSSLRVPDSERNRAWLGRTSHHGYPTLELMTLIESGTRALVGAVFGPTAEGETSYARRLLHLLRPDMLVLWDKGFDSNVFLSKVTDTGAQVLGRLRSNRRTPVLTRLTDGSYLSAIGTVKVRVIDTQIAVTCADGTSFTGSYRLVTPLTDARRYPATSLVGLYHQRWEHESAYYALRHTIMNGRNLRSGDPAGIEQECGPCSRSIRPGRDASARQRHLSHEAMVQGVGGSGRSCEVCAYGVAERRVERGAVGGLQDLGADGQLRHPCGGCAEYVGEGRADAGRRLRSVQEASSIRGRC comes from the coding sequence GTGCTGACGACTATCACCCGTACGGTCACCGTGGCCGCGGGCCGGTTCGCTCCCGGGCATCTGGGCGAGTTGACTGCCGTCGTGCCGTTCGAGCTCGTGGACGCGGTCCTTGCGGAGACGAGGGCGGTACAGCGACGGCTGCGTGATCTGCCGTCGCGGGTCGGGGTCTACTTCCTGCTGGCGATGTGCCTGTTCCCCGAGGTCGGCTACCGGCTGGTCTGGGACACGCTGACCGCGGGTCTGTCCGGGATGCCGGTGGTCTGTCCGTCGGCGAAGGCGTTGCGTGACCTGCGCCGGCGGATCGGCAGCGCGCCGGTGCGGGCGTTGTTCGAGGTGCTGGCCGGGTTGCTGGCCCGGCCGACGACGCCAGGGGCGCGGTTCGGCCCCTACCGGATGGTGTCGTTCGACGGCTGCAGTTCGCTGAGAGTCCCCGATTCCGAGCGGAACCGGGCCTGGCTGGGCAGGACTTCGCATCATGGCTATCCGACGCTGGAGTTGATGACGCTGATCGAATCCGGCACCCGGGCCCTGGTCGGCGCGGTGTTCGGCCCCACCGCCGAGGGCGAGACAAGCTACGCTCGCCGACTGCTGCATCTGCTGCGGCCGGACATGCTGGTGCTGTGGGACAAAGGATTCGACAGCAACGTCTTCCTCTCGAAGGTCACCGACACCGGCGCCCAGGTGTTGGGCCGGCTTCGCAGCAACCGGCGCACGCCGGTCCTCACCCGCCTCACCGACGGCTCCTACCTCTCGGCGATCGGCACCGTGAAGGTGCGGGTCATCGACACACAGATCGCCGTGACCTGCGCGGACGGCACGTCCTTCACCGGGTCCTACCGACTCGTCACGCCCCTGACCGACGCCCGCCGCTACCCCGCCACCTCACTGGTGGGCCTCTACCATCAGCGGTGGGAACACGAATCGGCGTACTACGCACTCCGCCACACGATCATGAACGGGCGCAACCTGCGCTCGGGCGACCCGGCAGGCATCGAGCAGGAATGTGGTCCCTGCTCACGCTCTATCAGGCCCGGGCGTGATGCGTCCGCCCGACAACGGCACCTCAGTCATGAAGCCATGGTGCAGGGCGTCGGCGGCTCAGGCCGCTCGTGTGAGGTGTGCGCGTACGGCGTTGCTGAGAGACGCGTAGAACGGGGTGCGGTCGGCGGCCTGCAGGACCTGGGAGCAGACGGTCAGCTCCGCCACCCGTGCGGCGGGTGTGCCGAGTACGTGGGCGAAGGCCGCGCGGACGCGGGCCGCCGTCTTCGGAGTGTGCAGGAAGCCAGTAGCATCCGTGGCCGGTGCTGA
- a CDS encoding single-stranded DNA-binding protein has product MNETTVCVVGNVATQPVFRETATGSSARFRLAVTQRYWDREKNAWTDGHTNFFTVWANRALATNVQASVSVGEPLVVRGRLKIRSELRDGQSWTGADIEATAIGHDLARGTAAFRRAHKGETPSDAPAKPEPSWETEPTAQAAETAHQQQGQQEQRGQRQQHQEPALVT; this is encoded by the coding sequence ATGAACGAGACGACGGTGTGTGTGGTGGGGAACGTGGCGACGCAGCCGGTGTTCCGGGAGACGGCGACGGGCTCGTCGGCGAGGTTCCGGCTGGCGGTGACGCAGCGGTACTGGGACCGGGAGAAGAACGCCTGGACGGACGGGCACACCAACTTCTTCACGGTGTGGGCCAATCGGGCACTCGCGACGAATGTGCAGGCGTCCGTCTCGGTGGGCGAGCCGCTCGTGGTGCGGGGGAGGCTGAAGATCCGCTCCGAGCTGCGCGACGGGCAGTCGTGGACGGGCGCGGACATCGAGGCCACGGCGATCGGCCACGATCTGGCGCGCGGCACCGCGGCGTTCCGGCGCGCCCACAAGGGCGAGACACCGTCGGATGCGCCGGCCAAGCCGGAGCCCAGCTGGGAGACGGAGCCGACGGCTCAGGCGGCCGAGACCGCTCACCAGCAACAGGGGCAGCAGGAGCAGCGTGGGCAGCGACAACAGCATCAGGAACCGGCTCTGGTGACGTGA
- a CDS encoding TQXA domain-containing protein yields the protein MLSSFSASSVRGRGAARLAAAALVSGLAAVSALTAAGTAAADELPLSRGGATATIGELKTSGAAVIHENGEDKQVPAGLFEMSVDNGGTLQTYCVDLHNPTQMDAKYQETPWSGTSLNGNPDAGRIRWILQNSYPQVNDLAALAAKAGASGLTEQDAAAGTQVAIWRYSDGADVDAVDPQAEKLADYLQRNARTLAEPEASLTLDPPAVSGHAGELLGPVTVHTNADSVTVTPPADATSGVLVVDKDGKEITSAADGGELFFDVPEDTADGSAALTVQASTTVPVGRAFASETRSQTQILAGSSESTVSATATANWAKTGAIPALSAEKNCAEGGVDITAANEGDEAFTFQLMGVEHTIAAGASQTVTIPLQEDQAYDFTIKGPNGYEKRFKGVLDCRTQSSVGAETAQTLNEPSPATAGGTSTATTDLADTGASSATPVIAGIAIALVVAGGAAVLFVRKKRTPTQD from the coding sequence GTGCTTTCTTCGTTCTCTGCGTCGTCCGTGCGTGGGCGGGGCGCCGCCCGGCTCGCCGCGGCGGCGCTGGTGTCCGGACTCGCTGCCGTGAGCGCCCTGACGGCCGCGGGCACGGCCGCCGCCGACGAACTCCCCCTGAGCCGGGGCGGCGCGACCGCCACCATAGGTGAGCTGAAGACGTCCGGGGCCGCCGTCATCCACGAGAACGGCGAGGACAAGCAGGTGCCCGCGGGGCTGTTCGAGATGTCCGTCGACAACGGCGGCACCCTGCAGACCTACTGCGTCGACCTCCACAACCCGACGCAGATGGACGCCAAGTACCAGGAGACGCCCTGGAGCGGCACCTCACTGAACGGCAACCCCGACGCGGGCCGCATCCGCTGGATCCTGCAGAACTCCTACCCGCAGGTGAACGACCTCGCCGCGCTGGCCGCCAAGGCGGGCGCGAGCGGTCTCACCGAGCAGGACGCGGCGGCCGGCACGCAGGTCGCGATCTGGCGGTACTCGGACGGTGCCGACGTGGACGCCGTCGACCCGCAGGCGGAGAAGCTCGCCGACTATCTGCAGCGCAACGCGCGCACCCTCGCGGAGCCCGAGGCCTCGCTGACCCTGGACCCACCCGCGGTCTCCGGTCACGCCGGTGAACTGCTCGGCCCGGTCACCGTGCACACCAACGCGGACAGCGTGACGGTCACGCCGCCAGCCGACGCGACCAGCGGAGTGCTGGTCGTCGACAAGGACGGCAAGGAGATCACGTCCGCGGCCGACGGCGGCGAGCTGTTCTTCGACGTCCCCGAGGACACCGCGGACGGTTCGGCCGCGCTGACCGTGCAGGCCTCGACCACCGTCCCGGTCGGCCGGGCCTTCGCCTCCGAGACCAGGAGCCAGACCCAGATCCTCGCCGGCTCCAGCGAGTCGACGGTCTCGGCGACGGCCACCGCGAACTGGGCCAAGACCGGCGCGATACCCGCGCTGTCGGCCGAGAAGAACTGCGCCGAGGGCGGCGTGGACATCACGGCGGCCAACGAGGGCGACGAGGCGTTCACCTTCCAGCTGATGGGTGTCGAGCACACCATCGCGGCAGGCGCGTCACAGACCGTGACGATCCCGCTGCAGGAGGACCAGGCGTACGACTTCACGATCAAGGGGCCGAACGGCTACGAGAAGCGGTTCAAGGGCGTACTCGACTGCCGGACGCAGAGCAGCGTCGGCGCCGAGACGGCCCAGACGCTGAACGAGCCCAGCCCGGCCACGGCGGGCGGCACCTCCACCGCGACCACCGACCTCGCCGATACCGGCGCCTCCAGCGCCACCCCCGTGATAGCGGGGATCGCGATCGCCCTCGTCGTGGCCGGTGGCGCCGCGGTGCTCTTCGTCCGCAAGAAGAGGACACCGACGCAGGACTGA